The following are from one region of the Actinoplanes sp. L3-i22 genome:
- a CDS encoding pseudouridine synthase, with protein MWKKCSMPQADTAERLQKVLASAGVGSRRACEDLIFKRRVTVNGRVAKLGDKVDPATAEIYVDGARVITNTKLVYVALNKPRGVVSSLDDEKGRSELADFLQVNFEQRLFHVGRLDADSEGLLLLTNDGTLAHKLMHPSFGVSKTYLAEVVGPLPRTVGRALQSGVMLDDGPAKVDSFRLVDAIGKTAQVEITLHEGRKHIVRRMMDEVGHPVTRLIRTSVGPIRLGDLRPGGFRHLANAEVAALFKAVGDEVEV; from the coding sequence ATGTGGAAGAAGTGCTCGATGCCTCAGGCTGACACCGCCGAACGCCTTCAGAAAGTCCTGGCCTCGGCCGGTGTTGGATCCCGGCGCGCCTGTGAAGACCTGATCTTCAAGCGGCGCGTCACGGTCAACGGCCGGGTCGCCAAGCTCGGCGACAAGGTCGACCCGGCCACCGCGGAGATCTACGTCGACGGGGCGCGGGTGATCACCAACACCAAGCTGGTCTACGTCGCGCTGAACAAGCCGCGCGGCGTCGTCTCCAGCCTCGACGACGAGAAGGGCCGCTCCGAGCTCGCCGACTTCCTGCAGGTCAACTTCGAGCAGCGGCTGTTCCACGTGGGCCGGCTCGACGCCGACTCGGAGGGGCTGCTGCTGCTCACCAACGACGGCACGCTCGCGCACAAGCTGATGCACCCGTCGTTCGGGGTCAGCAAGACGTACCTGGCCGAGGTGGTCGGGCCGCTGCCCCGCACGGTCGGCCGCGCCCTGCAGAGCGGCGTCATGCTCGACGACGGCCCGGCGAAGGTGGACTCGTTCCGCCTGGTCGACGCGATCGGCAAGACCGCGCAGGTGGAGATCACCCTGCACGAGGGCCGCAAGCACATCGTCCGGCGGATGATGGACGAGGTCGGCCACCCGGTGACCCGCCTGATCCGTACGTCGGTGGGCCCGATCCGCCTCGGCGACCTGCGCCCCGGCGGTTTCCGGCACCTGGCCAACGCCGAGGTCGCGGCCCTGTTCAAGGCGGTCGGCGACGAGGTCGAGGTCTGA
- a CDS encoding aminoglycoside phosphotransferase family protein: MLVIPEGLRASHQRYFGAATAEWVAGLPALAERCLEQWGLRVDGPAGHGAVALVVPVRRADGTGAVLKLQPVDDETVGEPVALRAWAGRGAVRLLEHDPGTGSMLLERLDAGRSLGSVPDVRVALRTLSEVLSRLHAVAAPPGLRRLSDAASGLLERAPRAIPGLPDPADRDLARTCVAALREVLPEPGDRLLHWDLHYENVLADPDGGGWVAIDPKPLAGDPGFELLPALHNRWPEIDPLPCFDLMTEVLGLDRQRAARWTLARVLQNLVWAAEEGVTSWSAHPDRAIAEALLTRY; encoded by the coding sequence GTGCTGGTGATCCCGGAGGGGCTGCGGGCCTCTCACCAGAGGTACTTCGGGGCGGCGACGGCCGAGTGGGTGGCCGGGCTGCCGGCGCTGGCCGAGCGGTGCCTGGAGCAGTGGGGGCTGCGCGTGGACGGGCCGGCCGGGCACGGGGCGGTGGCGCTTGTCGTGCCGGTGCGGCGGGCCGACGGGACCGGGGCGGTGCTGAAGCTGCAGCCCGTCGACGACGAGACCGTGGGGGAGCCGGTCGCGCTGCGGGCCTGGGCCGGGCGCGGGGCGGTCCGGCTGCTGGAGCACGACCCGGGGACGGGGTCGATGCTGCTGGAGCGGCTGGACGCGGGGCGGTCGCTCGGTTCGGTCCCGGACGTGCGGGTGGCACTCCGTACGCTCAGCGAGGTTTTGTCCCGGCTGCATGCCGTCGCCGCGCCGCCGGGCCTGCGCCGCCTGTCGGACGCCGCGTCCGGTCTTCTGGAGCGCGCCCCGCGCGCGATCCCCGGCCTGCCCGACCCGGCCGACCGCGACCTGGCCCGCACGTGTGTCGCGGCGCTGCGCGAGGTGCTGCCCGAGCCCGGTGACCGGCTGCTGCACTGGGATCTGCACTACGAGAACGTGCTGGCCGATCCGGACGGCGGCGGCTGGGTCGCGATCGATCCGAAGCCGCTGGCCGGGGATCCCGGGTTCGAGCTGCTGCCGGCGCTGCACAACCGCTGGCCGGAGATCGATCCGCTGCCCTGCTTCGACCTGATGACCGAGGTGCTGGGTCTGGACCGGCAGCGCGCGGCCCGCTGGACCCTGGCCCGGGTGCTGCAGAACCTGGTGTGGGCGGCCGAGGAGGGCGTCACGAGCTGGTCCGCCCACCCCGACCGCGCGATCGCCGAAGCCCTGCTGACCCGCTACTGA
- the scpB gene encoding SMC-Scp complex subunit ScpB — protein sequence MSDERQDSLAAQMGAWVPPWERNRDELDRDFQEEAEETAAEETVPEAVDAPQELPADDEPEPEVPLPDSIEEAAEEAPAEDAPDEPAPVDEPARPEAEVTGYLAGFHDTAARLASEPVAEITPVAAEIPAQATGPRGGEDDGRTEEKVLDGPELAAALEAILLVVDEPTNELKLAEVLEQPVERVARALDDISARYTAAGHGFDLRRAAGGWRLYTRPEYATYVERFVLDGQSTRLTQAALETLAVVAYKQPVTRSRISAIRGVNCDGVMRTLVTRGLIEEVGTEPETGAYLYRTTALFLEKLGLNSVDQLPPLAPFLPDDVEEVLDASG from the coding sequence GTGAGCGACGAGCGTCAGGATTCCCTGGCCGCGCAGATGGGCGCGTGGGTGCCGCCGTGGGAGCGCAACCGCGACGAACTGGACCGCGACTTCCAGGAGGAGGCCGAGGAGACGGCGGCCGAGGAGACCGTGCCGGAGGCTGTCGACGCCCCGCAGGAGTTGCCGGCGGACGACGAGCCGGAGCCGGAGGTGCCGCTGCCCGACTCGATCGAGGAGGCCGCCGAGGAAGCGCCCGCCGAGGACGCGCCCGACGAGCCCGCGCCGGTGGACGAGCCCGCGCGTCCCGAGGCCGAGGTCACCGGCTACCTGGCCGGCTTCCACGACACCGCCGCGCGGCTGGCGAGTGAGCCTGTCGCCGAGATCACGCCGGTCGCGGCCGAGATCCCGGCCCAGGCCACGGGCCCACGCGGTGGCGAGGACGACGGCCGTACCGAAGAGAAGGTTCTGGATGGTCCTGAGTTGGCCGCCGCCCTGGAAGCGATCCTGCTCGTGGTCGACGAGCCGACCAACGAGCTGAAGCTCGCCGAGGTCCTGGAGCAGCCGGTCGAGCGCGTCGCCCGGGCGCTGGACGACATCTCGGCGCGCTACACCGCCGCCGGGCACGGCTTCGACCTGCGCCGGGCGGCCGGCGGCTGGCGGTTGTACACCCGGCCGGAGTACGCGACGTACGTCGAACGGTTCGTTCTCGACGGACAGTCCACCCGGCTCACCCAGGCTGCCCTGGAGACACTCGCCGTGGTCGCCTACAAGCAGCCGGTAACCAGGTCGCGTATCTCGGCCATCCGCGGTGTGAACTGTGACGGTGTCATGCGTACGCTGGTCACTCGTGGCCTGATCGAAGAAGTCGGCACCGAGCCGGAAACCGGGGCATATCTGTACCGGACCACCGCTCTGTTCCTGGAGAAGCTCGGCCTGAACTCGGTCGATCAGTTGCCGCCCCTCGCTCCATTCCTGCCCGACGATGTGGAAGAAGTGCTCGATGCCTCAGGCTGA
- a CDS encoding permease-like cell division protein FtsX: MSDNSPETPEPAETQPEPVEKPVSSRFAVEKPAPKPKSRRLSLVVAVVVALLVGAGVAAGGLYQSGWRRIPEEKYTMVVILKDGTTQPQKDAIQKVLETLPGHSAVRLVGKADAFAEAKVAYASNPEALAGLKEENMPESFRLTVVERSFDCTPLKPLGGNPVISKMSVVKPYGSASDPGADILC, from the coding sequence GTGAGTGACAATTCCCCGGAGACGCCTGAGCCCGCCGAAACGCAGCCCGAGCCGGTCGAGAAGCCGGTCTCCTCGCGGTTCGCGGTGGAGAAGCCCGCGCCGAAGCCGAAGTCGCGGCGGCTGTCGCTGGTGGTGGCCGTCGTGGTCGCGCTGCTGGTCGGGGCCGGTGTCGCGGCCGGTGGGCTCTACCAGTCCGGCTGGCGGCGGATCCCCGAGGAGAAATACACCATGGTGGTGATCCTCAAGGACGGCACCACCCAGCCGCAGAAGGACGCGATCCAGAAGGTGCTGGAGACGCTGCCCGGCCACAGCGCGGTCCGCCTGGTCGGCAAGGCCGACGCGTTCGCCGAGGCGAAGGTCGCGTACGCGTCGAATCCGGAGGCGCTGGCCGGCCTCAAGGAGGAGAACATGCCGGAGTCGTTCCGGCTGACCGTCGTTGAGCGCAGCTTCGACTGCACGCCGCTCAAGCCGCTCGGCGGGAACCCGGTGATCTCGAAGATGTCGGTGGTCAAGCCCTACGGCAGCGCGAGCGACCCGGGCGCCGACATCCTCTGCTGA
- a CDS encoding adhesin, whose amino-acid sequence MTMSALGPGNGDVAYRMQGLRHTRAETGPDDSVPAGTLLRLWLSAAVPALIIWAAFAFLALFVFAVSEPNAFGDSTPGDEVLAIGSLLSFIVFWLVLLSARVDEPLGEWRTLIEERWQSADSAYAAIYATLRRRGIPVAADAVRVRSDLLPPEVLNNRLVITDHHCQIFISLFPYGSSLYLGWTMSRSRRGAALLGRFLRDLVGGMSGRTGPVERMLRAERARALREAVHAAVREGAEVAAQGVMVAPGPAFGAEVPVRDLRARAESAYPPHPAAAPASAPPVYVAPPAPGPDPYAAPTPTPAPVEVHKPRPHPAPSEGADPPIS is encoded by the coding sequence ATGACCATGTCCGCTCTCGGCCCCGGCAACGGCGATGTCGCGTACCGGATGCAGGGCCTGCGGCACACCCGGGCAGAGACCGGGCCGGACGACTCGGTTCCGGCCGGAACCCTGCTCCGGCTCTGGCTGTCGGCGGCCGTCCCGGCGCTGATCATCTGGGCGGCGTTCGCGTTCCTGGCGCTGTTCGTCTTCGCGGTGTCCGAGCCGAACGCGTTCGGCGACAGCACGCCCGGGGACGAGGTGCTCGCGATCGGGTCGCTGCTCAGCTTCATCGTCTTCTGGCTGGTGCTGCTCTCGGCCCGGGTCGACGAGCCGCTCGGCGAGTGGCGGACGCTGATCGAGGAGCGGTGGCAGAGCGCGGACTCGGCGTACGCGGCGATCTACGCGACGCTGCGCCGGCGGGGGATCCCGGTGGCGGCCGACGCGGTCCGGGTGCGCAGTGACCTGCTGCCCCCGGAGGTGCTCAACAACCGCTTGGTGATCACGGATCACCACTGCCAGATCTTCATTTCCCTCTTTCCGTACGGCAGCAGCCTCTACCTGGGCTGGACCATGTCCCGGAGCCGGCGCGGGGCGGCGCTGCTCGGGCGCTTCCTGCGGGACCTGGTCGGCGGGATGTCCGGGCGCACCGGGCCGGTCGAGCGGATGCTGCGGGCCGAGCGGGCCCGGGCACTGCGGGAGGCCGTGCACGCCGCGGTCCGGGAGGGGGCTGAGGTGGCGGCGCAGGGGGTGATGGTGGCGCCCGGGCCGGCGTTCGGCGCCGAGGTGCCGGTGCGGGACCTGCGCGCCCGGGCCGAATCGGCCTACCCGCCGCATCCCGCCGCGGCCCCGGCGTCTGCCCCGCCCGTTTATGTGGCGCCGCCGGCGCCGGGTCCTGATCCTTACGCGGCGCCGACGCCGACGCCGGCTCCGGTCGAGGTGCACAAGCCGCGGCCGCATCCGGCGCCGTCCGAGGGCGCCGACCCGCCGATCAGTTGA
- a CDS encoding DJ-1/PfpI family protein produces MQIAIVLYPGMTALDAIGPYEILRFLPDAELRFVGAEPGPLMTDSNVLVLGVTHSFDETPSPDLVLVPGSGPNTATAMADRQLIAWLQRVHPTTTWTTSVCSGALILAAAGLLDGKPATTHWLAQGALKAFGAEARRDERIVRAGRIVTAAGVSAGLDLALWLTGEIAGRDHAETIQLYIEYDPRPPFDAGHPTKARREIFDRADKLGRAISMSPGEFKAVATVAWRRLLQKQ; encoded by the coding sequence ATGCAGATCGCCATCGTGCTCTATCCCGGCATGACCGCCCTGGACGCCATCGGCCCGTACGAGATCCTGCGCTTCCTGCCGGACGCCGAGCTCCGCTTCGTCGGCGCGGAGCCGGGACCGCTGATGACCGACAGCAACGTGCTGGTCCTCGGCGTCACCCACAGCTTCGACGAGACGCCGAGCCCGGATCTGGTGCTGGTCCCCGGCTCCGGGCCGAACACCGCCACCGCGATGGCCGACCGGCAGCTGATCGCCTGGCTGCAGCGGGTGCACCCGACCACCACCTGGACCACCTCGGTCTGCTCCGGCGCGCTGATCCTGGCCGCGGCCGGCCTGCTCGACGGCAAGCCGGCGACCACGCACTGGCTGGCACAGGGCGCGCTCAAGGCGTTCGGCGCCGAGGCCCGCCGCGACGAGCGGATCGTCCGGGCCGGCCGGATCGTCACGGCCGCCGGTGTCTCCGCCGGGCTGGACCTGGCGCTGTGGCTGACCGGCGAGATCGCCGGGCGCGACCACGCCGAGACCATCCAGCTCTACATCGAGTACGACCCGCGGCCGCCGTTCGACGCCGGCCACCCCACGAAGGCCCGTAGGGAGATCTTCGACCGCGCCGACAAGCTGGGCCGCGCCATCTCGATGTCCCCCGGCGAGTTCAAGGCCGTCGCCACGGTCGCCTGGCGCCGACTCCTCCAAAAGCAGTGA
- a CDS encoding GlxA family transcriptional regulator, with the protein MTERVFVVVAYDGAELLDIACVTSALDIANRIGADPPYRTVLATLGRRPIACDSGLRLEAGAELERVNERLDTLLVTGGNGHERAAASRHLIGHVRRLAPLARRVASVCTGSTVLAEAGLLDGRRATTHWRYAATLAGRYPEVLVDAEPVWIRDGHVTTSGGVTSALDLALAFIEEDNGPAVSRGVALGTVAYLQRPGGQAQISMFLARRGADDFVVRRATDHIAGHLTDDLTTGALAHRFGVSERHLARLFHTYVQLTPAQYVRRARTEAAAHLLTATPLPLSAVARRCGFGSTESLRQAFQDRYDMPPSRYRSARGADPRDPARLPTIPDPSAAGSGG; encoded by the coding sequence ATGACCGAGCGGGTGTTCGTCGTCGTCGCCTACGACGGGGCGGAGCTGCTCGACATCGCCTGCGTCACGTCGGCGCTGGACATCGCGAACCGGATCGGCGCCGACCCGCCGTACCGGACCGTCCTGGCCACGCTCGGGCGGCGGCCGATCGCCTGCGACTCCGGGCTGCGGCTGGAGGCCGGCGCCGAGCTCGAACGGGTCAACGAGCGGCTGGACACGCTGCTGGTCACCGGCGGGAACGGGCACGAGCGGGCGGCGGCCAGCCGGCACCTGATCGGGCACGTGCGGCGGCTAGCCCCGCTGGCCCGCCGGGTCGCGTCGGTCTGCACCGGCTCGACCGTGCTGGCCGAGGCCGGGCTGCTCGACGGGCGCCGCGCCACCACCCACTGGAGATACGCGGCCACGCTGGCCGGCCGCTACCCCGAGGTGCTCGTCGACGCGGAGCCGGTGTGGATCCGGGACGGTCACGTGACCACCTCCGGGGGCGTGACCAGCGCGCTCGACCTGGCGCTCGCGTTCATCGAGGAGGACAACGGGCCGGCGGTCTCCCGCGGGGTGGCCCTGGGCACGGTCGCCTACCTGCAGCGGCCCGGCGGGCAGGCGCAGATCAGCATGTTCCTGGCCCGGCGCGGGGCCGACGACTTCGTGGTGCGCCGGGCCACCGACCACATCGCCGGGCACCTCACCGACGACCTGACCACGGGTGCGCTGGCCCACCGGTTCGGGGTCAGCGAGCGGCACCTGGCCCGGCTGTTCCATACGTATGTGCAGCTCACGCCCGCTCAGTACGTGCGCCGGGCGCGCACCGAGGCGGCCGCGCACCTGCTCACCGCGACCCCGCTGCCGCTGTCCGCGGTCGCCCGGCGCTGCGGTTTCGGCTCGACGGAGTCGCTGCGGCAGGCCTTCCAGGACCGCTACGACATGCCCCCGTCGCGGTACCGGTCCGCGCGCGGCGCCGATCCCAGGGATCCGGCACGGCTGCCCACGATTCCGGACCCGTCGGCGGCCGGGAGCGGCGGCTGA
- a CDS encoding ScpA family protein — protein MVYGRHVLEEPAQPVSADELPPDPAPDTLSAASDDAAAVAVAEADSGKFTVKLHNFEGPFDLLLQLIGKHKLDVTEVALHVVTDEFISYIRAMGDDWDLDETSEFLLVAATLLDLKAARLLPSAEVEDEEDLALLEARDLLFARLLQYKAYKEAAAHLSELEGIGARRWPRMVTLEAQYAEALPELVLGIGPARLFKLALKQFTPKPGPPQVSIAHIHQVRVSVREHAEMLRDRLRRIGVATFSLLVADCDSLLEVVARFLALLELYRQDLIDFEQPVSLDELTVRWIGGDQEAELSVDDYEGDPEKITGRSDRPEGTGSDDDPDIGTGSDETPAGELDSAVLDDDLDEGDEAALEEKQQ, from the coding sequence ATGGTCTACGGTCGGCACGTGCTTGAAGAGCCTGCCCAGCCGGTGTCTGCCGACGAGCTGCCGCCCGATCCGGCGCCCGACACGCTGTCCGCCGCCTCCGATGATGCGGCGGCGGTCGCCGTGGCGGAGGCGGATTCCGGAAAGTTCACGGTCAAGCTGCACAACTTCGAGGGCCCGTTCGACCTGCTGCTGCAGCTGATCGGCAAGCACAAGCTGGACGTCACCGAGGTCGCGCTGCACGTGGTGACCGACGAGTTCATCTCGTACATCCGGGCCATGGGCGACGACTGGGACCTCGACGAGACCAGCGAGTTCCTGCTGGTCGCGGCCACGTTGCTGGACCTGAAGGCGGCCCGGCTGCTGCCGTCGGCCGAGGTGGAGGACGAGGAGGACCTGGCGCTGCTGGAGGCGCGGGACCTGCTCTTCGCCCGGCTGTTGCAGTACAAGGCGTACAAGGAGGCCGCCGCGCACCTCTCCGAGCTGGAGGGGATCGGCGCGCGTCGCTGGCCGCGAATGGTCACCCTGGAGGCGCAGTACGCGGAGGCGCTGCCCGAGCTGGTGCTCGGCATCGGCCCGGCCCGGCTGTTCAAGCTGGCGCTCAAGCAGTTCACCCCGAAACCCGGCCCGCCGCAGGTCTCGATCGCGCACATCCACCAGGTGCGGGTCAGCGTCCGCGAGCACGCGGAGATGCTGCGGGACCGGCTGCGGCGGATCGGGGTGGCCACGTTCAGCCTGCTGGTGGCCGACTGTGACAGCCTGCTCGAGGTGGTGGCCCGGTTCCTCGCGCTGCTCGAGCTGTACCGGCAGGACCTGATCGACTTCGAGCAGCCGGTGTCGCTGGACGAGCTGACCGTTCGCTGGATCGGCGGTGACCAGGAGGCCGAGCTGTCCGTCGACGACTACGAGGGCGACCCGGAGAAGATCACCGGTAGGTCGGACCGTCCGGAGGGCACCGGATCCGACGACGACCCCGATATCGGTACCGGTTCGGACGAAACGCCTGCGGGCGAGCTTGACTCGGCCGTACTGGATGACGATCTTGACGAGGGCGACGAGGCGGCCCTGGAGGAGAAGCAGCAGTGA